The Nitrosopumilus cobalaminigenes genome contains a region encoding:
- a CDS encoding AN1-type zinc finger domain-containing protein, whose product MESEKCAYCGDLTDMPFQCNYCKDPFCAEHRLPEEHRCVKLSQIRAKRFGEKKVIRDGGRNRPNILKRIFGRF is encoded by the coding sequence ATGGAATCAGAAAAATGTGCATATTGTGGTGATTTAACGGATATGCCATTTCAATGCAATTATTGTAAAGATCCTTTTTGTGCAGAACACAGACTTCCTGAAGAACACAGATGTGTCAAACTAAGTCAAATCCGAGCAAAAAGATTTGGTGAGAAGAAAGTTATTCGTGACGGCGGACGTAACAGACCAAATATTTTGAAACGGATTTTTGGAAGATTTTAG
- a CDS encoding DNA replication complex GINS family protein: MSESNHIDINSLHQTVLRETENDSILEINPNFYRNLADFIGNLRKQEFDGVENKIKDTLIDMVTELTSLLIKIRIDKISKTSDLEISYLLDEEKFILDSQEDQKERIEMILSATINGKSKFLESLAQSHKTKKIVIRFLHEVDELVGADLEKYGPFKTEDIATIPYENAQALIAKNVATKVHLED, encoded by the coding sequence ATGTCAGAATCAAATCACATCGATATCAACTCTTTACATCAGACAGTTTTACGTGAAACTGAAAATGATTCTATACTTGAAATTAATCCAAACTTTTACAGAAATTTAGCTGATTTTATTGGAAATCTTAGAAAACAAGAATTCGATGGAGTAGAAAATAAAATCAAGGACACTTTGATAGATATGGTTACTGAATTAACATCATTACTAATTAAAATTAGAATTGATAAAATTTCAAAAACTTCAGATTTAGAAATAAGTTATCTTTTGGATGAAGAAAAATTTATTCTAGATTCACAAGAAGATCAAAAAGAAAGAATTGAAATGATTCTTTCTGCAACAATTAATGGAAAATCAAAATTCTTAGAATCATTAGCACAAAGTCATAAAACTAAAAAAATTGTTATTCGATTTCTTCATGAAGTAGATGAACTAGTAGGTGCCGATCTTGAAAAGTATGGTCCTTTTAAAACTGAAGATATAGCTACAATTCCATATGAGAATGCTCAAGCCTTAATTGCAAAAAATGTTGCAACTAAGGTTCATTTAGAAGATTAG
- the glnA gene encoding type I glutamate--ammonia ligase, translating to MPYKVSHGKAIPISYSSDEVFSRIQHEGIQFIDLQFTGLTGHFHHTTISANTFTPEQMRDGLPKLDGSSIIGFTSIDDSDLLLKPDPNTFAIIPWMTENKTARLLCDVYWGEDRGRLSRDPRGISQKAEEYIKTQGYDYSTWGPEVEFFVFDKVHWDVLTPYKGQSYSIESKEAPWNQSGDGYPMGLQEGYYPSTPADTLTPYRNECVNILNKNFGILCDNHHHEVATAGQCEIDIKYDHMTNAADAAQSYKYVIRNVAQKYGKVATMMPKPIAMDSGSGMHVNVSLWKGKENAFYDPDDEIELSQLGRYFCGGIINHAKALSAICNPTTNSYHRLVPGYEAPAYIAWSSGNRSAIVRVPKHLKGKNYANLKRLEFRAPDPSSNPYLVFAAVTAAGMDGVKKKMDPGDEVRDDIFKMTKSDRNKRGIGVLPKSLGEALDELESDRKFLNPIYTNDVIDKVIELERRDQREIAIRPHPHEFYLYFDV from the coding sequence TTGCCATATAAAGTCAGCCACGGTAAAGCAATCCCAATATCATACTCATCTGATGAAGTTTTCTCAAGAATTCAACATGAAGGAATTCAATTCATAGATTTACAATTTACAGGTCTTACAGGTCATTTTCATCATACTACAATTTCAGCAAATACCTTTACTCCAGAACAAATGAGAGATGGATTACCAAAATTAGATGGTTCATCAATTATTGGTTTTACAAGTATTGATGATTCAGATTTACTCTTAAAACCAGATCCAAATACATTTGCAATAATTCCTTGGATGACTGAAAACAAAACTGCCAGACTTCTATGTGATGTCTATTGGGGTGAAGATAGAGGTCGATTATCAAGAGATCCAAGAGGGATTTCTCAAAAAGCTGAAGAATATATCAAAACCCAAGGATATGATTATAGTACATGGGGTCCAGAAGTTGAATTCTTTGTATTTGATAAAGTTCATTGGGATGTTCTAACACCATACAAAGGTCAATCATATTCTATTGAATCAAAAGAAGCTCCATGGAATCAATCAGGTGACGGATATCCTATGGGGTTACAAGAAGGATACTATCCAAGTACTCCAGCAGATACTCTTACACCATATAGAAATGAATGTGTAAATATTCTCAATAAAAATTTCGGAATTTTATGTGATAACCACCATCATGAAGTAGCAACAGCAGGACAATGTGAAATTGATATCAAATATGACCACATGACAAATGCTGCAGATGCTGCACAATCATACAAGTATGTAATTAGAAATGTTGCACAAAAATATGGAAAAGTTGCAACAATGATGCCAAAACCAATAGCAATGGATTCAGGTTCTGGTATGCACGTTAATGTTAGTTTGTGGAAAGGAAAGGAAAATGCATTTTATGATCCAGATGACGAAATTGAATTAAGCCAACTTGGAAGATATTTCTGTGGCGGAATTATCAATCACGCAAAAGCATTATCTGCTATTTGTAATCCAACTACCAATTCTTATCACAGATTAGTTCCAGGATATGAGGCTCCAGCATATATCGCATGGAGTTCTGGAAACCGTTCTGCAATAGTTAGAGTCCCAAAACACCTCAAAGGAAAAAATTATGCAAATCTCAAAAGACTTGAATTTAGAGCACCAGATCCTTCATCAAATCCATATCTTGTATTTGCAGCAGTGACTGCAGCAGGAATGGATGGAGTAAAGAAGAAGATGGATCCTGGAGATGAAGTACGTGACGATATTTTCAAGATGACTAAATCTGATAGAAATAAGAGAGGAATTGGAGTTTTGCCAAAAAGTCTAGGTGAAGCATTAGATGAATTAGAAAGTGATAGAAAATTCCTTAATCCAATTTACACAAATGATGTTATTGATAAAGTGATTGAATTAGAAAGAAGAGATCAACGTGAGATAGCAATCAGACCACATCCACACGAATTTTATCTATACTTTGATGTCTAA